One region of Hydrogenobaculum sp. Y04AAS1 genomic DNA includes:
- a CDS encoding EAL domain-containing protein: MLKLKKLSVFILLIAGLVSVLVAATLIVTMNTYINDVKSITIQQSKALAQQTFSDMFQIMKTDWTKEQLEDFLKSLETAHKNSNTKVYIYRGKLVDELFGKINQKKPSPYVDKVFRTGTFYSYKTDSSIRYFYPLKAQNVCLRCHINAKVGDTLGVIEVKSNIYNAIHKIEVDIFKSLFFSLVVIVAGASFVSFVIMKVIHSNVNKFKKEIENIVSVDDLTKINFSNIDFFFNEINEIRDSISTLVEKLAKITVDKEILEFEIKLLEQFIITSEAIANWQEFLEGLLKDIAKLMDFVFFYTIFRTGEDKFESFIFWRCKCEGYKKKVEEDILKSLKTSGIYVPGAKVDFQHILLENSIEIIDYEKIAKLSKNLILEKPLIGGSVGIGISFQASENEVKKMAVEALLATILNIIGSIKAINKYTKELEYYATRDPLTNLYNQRVFWELLEYEVERAKRHNYKFSLLVIDFDNFKLINDAYGHTVGDNFLRRVAKIIEANFRNEDIIARYGGDEFVVIMPYTDAEQAFSASKRLLDDIDKFSMEVNSGKYAKATISIGAAVYPDHARAAKELFVLADNLLYKMKEEGKNGIKLPSDEDLGVFAQEFGKISFLLMETIDKKKVIPYFQPIIDIKTMKPYAYEVLMRIEDNGEILSAYKFIEIAETLGLVYKLDYILIEKAIDTIVKHKLPDNIKIFFNLSPKSLIIGDFIDKVKSILTQYSFPSTRIVFEITERDTIKNIEIIKKFVQALKLEGFSFAIDDFGAGFASYAYIKHFPIDFVKIDGEIVRTMTSNKIDEAFIKSTVTLTKALNMKTIAEFVENEETLQALISAGIDFVQGYYVGKPSKNLL, encoded by the coding sequence ATGCTTAAATTGAAAAAACTCAGCGTTTTTATATTGCTAATAGCGGGACTTGTGTCTGTCTTAGTAGCTGCAACTCTAATTGTTACGATGAATACATACATAAATGATGTTAAAAGCATAACTATACAACAATCCAAAGCTTTAGCTCAACAAACGTTTAGTGATATGTTTCAAATAATGAAAACAGATTGGACTAAAGAACAACTAGAAGATTTCCTTAAAAGTTTAGAAACTGCCCATAAAAATTCTAATACCAAAGTTTATATATATAGAGGAAAGTTGGTAGATGAGTTATTTGGCAAAATAAATCAGAAAAAACCTAGCCCTTATGTTGATAAGGTATTCAGAACTGGAACATTCTATTCTTATAAGACCGACTCATCTATCAGATATTTTTATCCGTTAAAGGCTCAAAATGTATGCTTAAGATGCCACATAAACGCTAAAGTTGGAGATACGCTAGGCGTTATAGAAGTAAAATCAAACATATATAATGCTATACACAAAATAGAAGTTGATATTTTTAAAAGTTTATTCTTTTCTTTGGTTGTTATCGTTGCAGGAGCATCGTTTGTATCGTTTGTAATTATGAAAGTAATTCATTCCAATGTAAATAAATTTAAAAAAGAAATAGAAAACATAGTTTCTGTAGATGACTTAACCAAAATAAATTTTAGTAACATAGATTTTTTCTTCAATGAAATAAATGAGATAAGAGATAGTATATCTACTCTTGTAGAAAAATTAGCTAAGATTACTGTAGATAAGGAAATACTAGAATTTGAGATAAAACTATTAGAGCAATTTATAATTACATCAGAAGCTATAGCAAATTGGCAAGAATTTTTAGAAGGTCTATTAAAAGATATAGCTAAGCTTATGGACTTTGTATTTTTCTACACTATTTTCAGAACTGGAGAAGATAAGTTTGAATCGTTTATTTTTTGGAGATGTAAATGTGAAGGCTACAAGAAAAAAGTAGAAGAAGATATTTTGAAATCCCTTAAAACTTCTGGTATATACGTGCCTGGTGCAAAGGTGGACTTTCAACATATCTTGCTTGAAAATTCAATAGAAATAATAGATTACGAGAAAATAGCTAAGTTGTCAAAGAATCTTATACTAGAAAAGCCGTTGATAGGTGGTTCAGTAGGTATAGGTATAAGCTTTCAAGCTAGTGAAAACGAAGTTAAAAAGATGGCTGTAGAAGCTTTATTAGCAACGATTTTAAATATTATAGGTTCTATAAAAGCTATAAACAAATATACTAAAGAGCTCGAATATTATGCTACTAGAGATCCGCTTACCAATCTTTACAATCAGAGAGTTTTCTGGGAGCTATTAGAATACGAAGTAGAGAGAGCCAAAAGGCATAATTATAAATTTTCTTTGTTGGTTATAGATTTTGATAATTTCAAATTAATTAATGATGCATATGGTCATACGGTCGGTGATAATTTTTTAAGGAGAGTAGCTAAAATAATAGAGGCCAATTTTAGAAACGAAGACATAATAGCAAGATATGGCGGAGACGAATTTGTAGTTATAATGCCATATACTGATGCAGAACAAGCTTTCAGCGCCTCTAAAAGACTATTAGATGATATAGATAAGTTTTCTATGGAAGTAAACAGTGGCAAATATGCAAAAGCAACGATCTCTATAGGAGCTGCGGTGTATCCAGACCATGCTAGAGCGGCAAAAGAGTTATTTGTCTTAGCCGATAATCTGTTATATAAAATGAAAGAAGAAGGCAAAAACGGTATAAAATTGCCGTCAGACGAAGATCTGGGAGTGTTTGCGCAAGAATTTGGGAAAATCAGTTTCTTGCTAATGGAAACGATAGATAAGAAAAAAGTAATTCCATATTTTCAACCTATAATAGATATAAAAACTATGAAACCATATGCATATGAAGTATTGATGAGGATAGAAGATAATGGAGAAATATTATCAGCTTACAAATTTATAGAGATTGCCGAGACACTAGGATTAGTGTATAAACTTGATTATATTTTAATAGAAAAAGCTATAGATACTATAGTTAAACATAAATTGCCGGATAATATTAAAATATTCTTTAACCTTTCCCCTAAATCTCTAATAATAGGGGATTTCATAGACAAAGTTAAAAGCATTCTAACACAATATAGCTTTCCATCTACCCGCATAGTATTTGAAATTACAGAGAGAGATACAATAAAAAATATAGAAATAATAAAAAAATTTGTACAGGCTTTGAAGTTAGAAGGCTTCTCTTTCGCTATAGATGATTTTGGTGCAGGTTTTGCTTCTTATGCATATATCAAACACTTTCCAATAGACTTTGTAAAAATAGATGGTGAAATAGTAAGAACGATGACTTCTAATAAAATAGATGAAGCATTCATAAAAAGCACTGTAACATTAACAAAAGCCTTAAATATGAAAACTATTGCAGAATTCGTCGAAAATGAAGAGACGTTACAGGCTCTAATTTCTGCTGGTATAGATTTTGTTCAAGGGTATTATGTAGGCAAACCTTCAAAGAATTTATTATAA
- the hisS gene encoding histidine--tRNA ligase has product MEHIKAIRGFDDIFFEETKKFRYITDTFRKLFEVYNFEEIILPIVEYKELFDRSVGEVTDIVQKEMFVFEDKSKRLLTLRPEGTAGVVRSVVEHGLLYKKPFLKLFYEGPMFRYERPQSGRKRQFHQIGCEVLGLDSPIADFEIINLCFDAFKKLNIDITLEINSIGCPVCRPKYREALTNYLKDIEGLCKDCEERRFKNPLRILDCKVETCKDLTKEAPIMLDYLCEDCSNHYKSLKIYLDSFGIPYKENPRLVRGLDYYTKTVFEFVKDNLTLLAGGRYDNLVESLGGPKTPAVGFAAGIERIMLFLKSQYKEELYAVVYIENTVLEALEALKVANILREKGKRVELISKGSNLKKKLEIADKLHASYTLIIGPEELKKGIYILKNMSTKEQQKIGDLESLFNA; this is encoded by the coding sequence ATGGAACATATAAAAGCCATAAGGGGATTTGATGATATATTCTTTGAAGAGACAAAGAAGTTTAGGTATATAACAGATACTTTTAGGAAGCTTTTTGAAGTTTACAATTTTGAAGAGATAATTCTTCCTATAGTTGAATACAAAGAACTTTTTGATAGAAGCGTAGGTGAAGTCACAGACATTGTTCAAAAAGAGATGTTTGTGTTTGAAGACAAGAGTAAAAGACTACTGACATTAAGACCAGAAGGCACGGCTGGAGTGGTGAGGTCAGTGGTAGAACATGGACTTTTGTATAAAAAACCTTTCCTAAAACTTTTTTACGAAGGGCCTATGTTTAGATATGAAAGACCTCAGTCTGGTAGAAAACGCCAATTCCATCAAATAGGTTGTGAAGTTTTAGGTCTTGATAGTCCAATTGCCGATTTTGAAATAATAAACCTTTGTTTTGATGCTTTTAAAAAACTAAACATAGATATAACCCTTGAAATAAACTCTATTGGATGCCCCGTATGTAGGCCAAAATATAGAGAAGCTCTAACAAATTATCTTAAAGATATCGAAGGACTATGTAAGGATTGTGAAGAAAGGCGCTTTAAAAATCCCTTAAGGATCTTGGATTGTAAAGTTGAAACCTGCAAAGATCTTACAAAAGAAGCTCCAATAATGCTTGATTATCTTTGTGAAGATTGTTCTAATCATTATAAAAGCCTAAAAATATATTTGGATTCTTTTGGAATACCTTACAAAGAAAATCCACGCCTTGTGAGGGGTTTAGATTATTATACAAAAACTGTGTTTGAATTTGTAAAAGATAATCTTACCCTTTTAGCCGGTGGAAGATACGATAATCTAGTAGAAAGTTTGGGTGGTCCAAAAACACCTGCTGTGGGTTTTGCCGCTGGTATAGAGCGTATTATGTTGTTTTTAAAATCCCAATACAAAGAAGAGTTATACGCTGTAGTTTACATAGAAAACACGGTATTAGAGGCTTTAGAGGCTTTAAAAGTTGCAAATATTCTAAGGGAAAAAGGCAAAAGGGTAGAGCTTATATCAAAAGGATCGAATTTAAAGAAAAAGCTTGAGATAGCCGACAAATTACATGCTTCATACACCTTAATCATTGGCCCAGAAGAGTTGAAAAAAGGCATTTATATATTAAAAAATATGAGTACAAAAGAGCAGCAAAAGATAGGAGATTTAGAATCCTTGTTTAATGCATAA
- a CDS encoding FAD-dependent oxidoreductase, whose amino-acid sequence MIVIVGNGPAAVSAVEAIRKVDKDIPIRLFSAESFPAYAPNCMENVLREDISEEALFFKGGFEFYKKNNVDIFLETPIVEIDPDAKSLKTKSGETYKYDKCLVAIGTYSFIPPIEGVDLKGVFSAKSLSDVYKIKDYLKRNEVKNIVIIGAGPIGVEDAQTLLHMGYKVHVVEIFDRILPRMLDHQMSYIYQQALEKEGINFYTGHQVIAIQGKDGKVKSVLVKKLSNDNSFEINADMVIMSVGVRPIINVVKDVEIHKENGRIVGGILTNEHQETSVKDIYAAGDICSSIDIWGHHRWIALFPAAVQEGYVAGFNMVGKKTINTGSVDYNAVKTKKVTAGSGGLFEDADKSLVFEKDGIFFKVFIKNDLVYGYQFVGYKNPIKLNPRNRILSSKEIKMGGIGLESSGVLMHHFMRTKKPLTKFDIESMKMGNLRALSNPAQDIPLWV is encoded by the coding sequence ATGATAGTAATAGTAGGAAATGGCCCTGCGGCAGTTAGTGCCGTAGAGGCTATAAGAAAAGTAGATAAAGATATACCAATAAGGCTTTTTTCCGCCGAGAGTTTTCCAGCATACGCCCCAAACTGCATGGAAAACGTCTTAAGAGAAGACATAAGCGAAGAGGCTCTTTTTTTTAAAGGTGGCTTTGAGTTTTATAAAAAAAATAACGTTGATATCTTTTTGGAGACTCCAATAGTAGAAATAGATCCAGATGCTAAAAGCCTAAAAACCAAAAGCGGTGAGACATATAAATACGATAAGTGTCTTGTGGCTATAGGCACCTATTCTTTTATACCTCCTATAGAAGGTGTGGACTTAAAAGGGGTTTTTAGTGCCAAGAGCTTATCGGATGTTTACAAAATAAAAGATTATCTAAAAAGAAACGAAGTGAAAAATATCGTTATCATAGGAGCAGGTCCAATAGGCGTAGAAGACGCCCAGACACTTTTACATATGGGATACAAGGTGCACGTTGTAGAGATATTCGACAGAATACTTCCAAGGATGCTGGACCATCAAATGTCTTATATTTATCAACAAGCTTTAGAAAAAGAAGGTATAAATTTTTATACTGGGCATCAGGTAATAGCCATTCAAGGAAAAGATGGAAAAGTAAAATCCGTGTTGGTAAAAAAGCTGTCAAATGACAATAGCTTTGAAATAAATGCCGATATGGTAATTATGTCAGTGGGGGTAAGACCCATTATAAACGTAGTTAAAGATGTAGAAATACACAAAGAAAACGGAAGAATTGTAGGTGGTATACTTACAAATGAGCATCAAGAAACATCTGTGAAAGATATTTACGCTGCAGGGGATATATGTTCAAGTATAGATATATGGGGTCACCATAGATGGATAGCTCTTTTTCCGGCAGCTGTTCAAGAAGGTTACGTGGCTGGTTTTAACATGGTAGGCAAAAAGACTATAAACACTGGAAGCGTTGATTACAATGCCGTTAAAACAAAAAAAGTAACGGCTGGTTCTGGTGGTCTTTTTGAAGATGCTGATAAGTCTTTGGTCTTTGAGAAAGATGGCATCTTTTTTAAGGTTTTTATAAAAAATGACTTAGTGTACGGATATCAATTTGTAGGATACAAAAATCCCATAAAACTAAATCCAAGAAATAGAATTTTATCCTCAAAGGAAATAAAAATGGGTGGTATTGGCTTAGAATCTTCAGGTGTTTTAATGCACCATTTTATGAGAACAAAAAAACCGCTGACCAAGTTTGATATAGAGTCTATGAAGATGGGTAATCTAAGAGCCCTTTCAAATCCAGCCCAAGATATACCTCTTTGGGTATAG